TGCCTCGACGAGCTGACCGGGCCCGTCGCCGCCGGCCTCCGCGCCTGGCAGGGCCCCGTACCGGCCGACCGCCTCGTGTACGTGGACACCGATCCGGCCGTCGCCGACACCGCCGTCTTCCTGGAGCACTACGGGCCCGCGCTGCTCGACGAATCCGCCAACTGCGTGGTGGTCGCGGGCAGGCGGGGCGAGACGACGACTCTGGCCGCCTGCGTCGTGAAGTCGGCGACCCGGGTCGACGTCAACGGCGTCGTACGCAAGCACCTCGGCGCCCGCAAGGCCTCGTTCGCGCCGATGGACACCGCGACCGGCGAGACCGGCATGGAGTACGGCGGCATCACCCCGATCGGCCTCCCGGCCGACTGGGCCCTCCTCGTCGACGCCGCCGTCGTGGACACCGAGTGGGTCCTCGTCGGCAGCGGCCGCAGGCGCGGAAAGCTCATCGTGCCGGGGAAGGCCTTCGCCCAACTCCCCGGCGCGGTGGTCCTGGAGGGGCTCGGCGTCCCGGTCGTCGCCTGAGGCGGGTCCGCGCCGTGCCCGCCGTCCCCGCCGGAGTCGTCAGCCGAGGCGGGGGATCTCGATGGCGGGGCAGCGGTCCATGACCATGTCGAGCCCCGCCTCGCGGGTGCGGGCGAAGGCGGCCTCGTCGATCACGTCCAGCTGGAACCAGACCGCCTTGGCGCCGATCGCGACCGCCTCGTCGGCGACCGCGCCCGCCAGCTCGCTGTTCACGAACACGTCCACGACGTCGACGGGGAACGGAATGGTGTCGAGGGAGGCGTAGCCCTTCTCGCCGTGGACCGTCTCGGCCTTCGGGTGGACCGGGACGATCCGCTTGCCGAAGCGCTGGAGCACGCCCGCCACGCCGTACGCGGCCCGCGCCTGGTTGCTGGAGAGCCCCACCACCGCCCAGGTGTCGCCCGTGGCCGTCAGGATCCGCCGCACCGTCTCCGACGCGGAGTACGCGCTCGGCTCCGCAGCCGGCACATCGGTCGGCTCATCCGTCGGCTCGTCGGTCGGCTCGGTGGTCGTGGTGTCGATGCTCATCGCTGCTGCTGCCTCTCCTCGGTGCGGCCCGTCACCGAGGTGAACGAGGCGCACCGTGCCGTGATTCCCGGCCGGTGCCTCAGAGGGCGTCCGGGGACCCCCAGGCGCGCCGTTCGGCCTCGCGCGGCGCCTCGACCAGGGACGGAAGGCCCGGACCGAAGGTCATCACCGGACGCGTCGGGTCCCACGCACGCCAGCCCGGCTCGCCCGTCGCGGCGAAGGCCACCCAGGCGGCGTGCATCGCCGTCGCCAGCTCCTGGGGAGCCTTCGGACCGGTCAGCGCGCGGGTCTCCGGCAGGTCGAGCGTGTCGAAGACGAAGCCGAGTTCGAGCGCGTGACAGGCCCCGAGGT
The sequence above is a segment of the Streptomyces sp. NBC_01255 genome. Coding sequences within it:
- a CDS encoding CoA-binding protein, which encodes MSIDTTTTEPTDEPTDEPTDVPAAEPSAYSASETVRRILTATGDTWAVVGLSSNQARAAYGVAGVLQRFGKRIVPVHPKAETVHGEKGYASLDTIPFPVDVVDVFVNSELAGAVADEAVAIGAKAVWFQLDVIDEAAFARTREAGLDMVMDRCPAIEIPRLG
- a CDS encoding YbaK/EbsC family protein, with translation MRAPIGDFDNARPAPDCLDELTGPVAAGLRAWQGPVPADRLVYVDTDPAVADTAVFLEHYGPALLDESANCVVVAGRRGETTTLAACVVKSATRVDVNGVVRKHLGARKASFAPMDTATGETGMEYGGITPIGLPADWALLVDAAVVDTEWVLVGSGRRRGKLIVPGKAFAQLPGAVVLEGLGVPVVA